A window of the Desulfovibrio sp. Fe33 genome harbors these coding sequences:
- a CDS encoding DUF2959 domain-containing protein, with the protein MKRLVLVLSALTLFAAYGCSKTYYSAMESMGYDKREILSDRVENARESQKDAKEQFASALEQFRSVVAFDGGQLQEVYDRLNGEYEDCKDEAERVKSRIDSVEDVAEALFDEWNKEIQLYSSAKLRRSSQQKLTATKKRYNGLIKAMRNAEKKMYPVLEAFEDQVLYLKHNLNAKAVASLEGELTSIRTDVDALIKEMDKSIAEADAFIKTLE; encoded by the coding sequence ATGAAACGGCTTGTCCTGGTCCTGTCCGCCCTCACCCTTTTCGCCGCCTACGGCTGCTCGAAAACCTACTACTCCGCCATGGAGTCCATGGGTTACGACAAACGCGAAATCCTGTCCGACCGGGTGGAAAACGCCCGCGAATCCCAGAAGGACGCCAAGGAGCAATTCGCCTCCGCGCTGGAGCAGTTCCGGTCCGTGGTCGCCTTTGACGGCGGGCAGCTTCAGGAGGTCTACGACAGGCTCAACGGCGAATACGAGGATTGCAAGGACGAAGCCGAACGGGTCAAGTCCCGCATCGACTCCGTGGAGGATGTGGCCGAAGCCCTGTTCGACGAGTGGAACAAGGAAATCCAACTCTACTCCAGCGCCAAGCTGCGCCGCTCCAGCCAGCAGAAGCTCACCGCCACCAAGAAGCGGTACAACGGCCTCATCAAGGCCATGCGCAACGCGGAAAAGAAGATGTATCCCGTGCTGGAGGCCTTCGAGGACCAGGTCCTCTACCTCAAGCACAATCTCAACGCCAAGGCCGTGGCCTCCCTCGAAGGCGAACTGACCTCCATCCGCACCGACGTGGACGCCCTCATCAAGGAAATGGACAAGTCCATCGCCGAGGCCGACGCCTTCATCAAAACGCTGGAATAA
- a CDS encoding LysR family transcriptional regulator ArgP: MLDYKLVEAFAAVISEGGFEKGARMLHLTQGAVSQRVKLLEEQAGCVLLVRSSPPRPTEAGRDMLRHYRQVRRLEEDLSAGAGRNREGFDTLAVGVNADSLATWFFPAVNSYLDAEPVLLDLSVDDQAETLKLLKAGEVIGCVSDRADPVQGCRVEYLGDMDYRLYGSASYKMKWYPDGLTLRAAERAPILVFNRKDIMHEALLAEALGERPALRAPFYLPSSEKFPEAVASGRVSGMLPDQQADPGLKRGELVDLLPGRIFTVRLHWHCWNLESARLTGFTDALVRAARSLLVQRP; the protein is encoded by the coding sequence ATGTTGGATTACAAGTTGGTCGAGGCCTTCGCGGCCGTTATCAGCGAAGGCGGGTTCGAAAAGGGTGCGCGAATGCTGCACCTTACTCAGGGAGCCGTGTCCCAACGGGTCAAGCTGTTGGAGGAACAGGCCGGATGCGTGCTGCTCGTGCGCTCCTCGCCGCCGCGGCCCACCGAGGCGGGCCGGGACATGCTCAGGCATTACCGGCAGGTCCGGCGGCTCGAAGAAGACCTGTCCGCAGGAGCGGGCCGAAACCGTGAGGGATTCGACACCCTGGCCGTGGGCGTCAACGCCGATTCCCTGGCGACATGGTTTTTCCCCGCCGTAAATTCCTATCTCGACGCCGAACCGGTGCTCCTCGACCTGTCCGTGGACGACCAGGCCGAGACCCTCAAGCTCCTCAAGGCGGGAGAGGTCATCGGCTGCGTCTCCGACCGAGCCGATCCGGTCCAGGGGTGCCGCGTGGAATATCTCGGCGACATGGACTACCGTTTGTACGGCTCTGCGTCATACAAAATGAAATGGTACCCTGACGGCCTTACATTGCGGGCTGCCGAAAGGGCTCCGATCCTCGTTTTCAACCGCAAGGACATCATGCATGAGGCATTGCTGGCCGAAGCCCTGGGCGAGCGTCCCGCCCTGCGCGCGCCCTTCTATCTGCCGTCGTCCGAAAAATTTCCCGAGGCCGTGGCTTCAGGCAGGGTGTCCGGAATGCTTCCGGACCAGCAGGCCGACCCCGGCCTCAAACGGGGCGAGCTCGTGGATCTGCTGCCCGGCCGCATCTTCACCGTCCGGCTGCACTGGCATTGCTGGAACCTGGAATCCGCGCGCCTGACCGGGTTCACCGACGCCTTGGTCCGCGCCGCGCGCTCCCTGCTCGTCCAACGTCCATAG